Below is a genomic region from Eupeodes corollae chromosome 1, idEupCoro1.1, whole genome shotgun sequence.
ACCAATTACCTCTTTCTGTAAATCGGGAGGAATAACAATTCGACTATCTTTTAATACTAGACCTTCCGTAAAGGAGATGTCAAAACGGTATTGATAGTATGGCACCATAAAATCAGGTAATTTTTCCCGAGAAGGCCAACCATCCGATGCATACTGGACCAATAGTTGACTTACTGGATCttgtttttgtacttttattattttgtccatGTAATAATCTTTCACAGGAAGATTCTTTACTACAAAACGTACAAAAGCTTCCGTTTCCATTTCTAATTCCTGTGGTTCATTTACATTACAAGGAACTGGACTACGAGACAAAGCGTCAGctatttttaaatcctttcctGGTACATATACAACGGAGTAGTCATATCGCATGAGGCGCATTCTAAACCGCTGAAGTCTCGGTGTTAGCAtatctaaattttttgattgtaaGAGTTGAACCAAAGGTTTATGATCGGTTTCAAATATTACTTGAATCCCTGTTATATATTCAGCCAACTTTTCTGCTGCCCAAGTTATGCCTAAGGCTTCACGCTCAATTTGAGCATAATGTTTTTCTGTAATAGTCATAGTTCTAGAAATATATGAAACTACCTGTCTGTTTCCTTTTTCGTCAACTTGAAAAAGACATGCTCCAATGCCGTAGCATGATGCATCAGAGCTAatgattatttgttttgatgGGTCATAGTAAGCAAGAGTTGGAGTTTTTGTTAAACTGTCTTTAATCTCCAAAAACgctttttcttgaattttgtccCAAACAAAATCAACTTTACCTGTTAAAACATTAATAGGTCCTAATATTTTCGAGCGATCTTGGACGAACTTTGCTACAAAATTCACCATACCAAGAAATCGCTGGACTTCTGTTTTGTTTTCTGGTCTTGGATAGTTAATAATTGCTTCAATTCGTTCTGAATCGATGGAAATACCCTTTGCTGATAGGACATAACCTAAATATGTTACTTGATCAACACCGAAACATGATTTTTCTTTGTTGATAGTTATTCCCTCTTCATCAAGACGGgttaaaactttttcaagtgCTGCATCATGTTCATTTCggtcttttccaaaaattaatatatcGTCCACGTGAGAGATACAATTACTAATTCCATCTAGAActttatagaattttgaaacaaaatattcaggGGCACAAGAAATACCAAAAGGTaatctcttaaaaataaatcgtCCGAATGGACATATAAAACAAGTGAGGAACTGACTTTCACGGCTGAGTTTAATCTGATAAAATCCTTTATTcgcatcaatttttgaaaaaacatttgcTTCTTTTATCTTAGCTAGTGATAGTTCTATTTTTGGCAAACACAAAGTCTTATTTCCCTATTTGGCTTTGGAACAACTACTATTGGACTTACCCACTCCGTCACGTCCTCCATTCGTTCAATTATATCCATGCCTATTAATCTTTCAATTTCagatttcaattttgacaataacgGAATTGGCACTCTTCTAGGGACCGTTTGAACAAAGGGAGTAACAtcgctttttaattttatatttatttcccCTTTGAACTCTCCGATGTCCCGAAAAAGTCTAGGAAAATTTTCAactatttgaaaagttttattttccgaAAGGCAATAATTTTCAAGTACTGGAGGctgtaaaatattcaattcaactATAGCATTACGACTTAATATAGGAGTATTAAGTCCTTCAACTATGTATACGTCATCAGTATATTTCCTATCATTACAGATTAAAGTAACCTTAGCGAAACCCAAAACTTTAAGCGGATTTCCATCTGGTCCCTTTAAACTGGATTTTGATTGAGAAATAGATAGCTTCTCTATTTCAACAGATTTTTTTGGAATACAGACACAGTCTGCCCCCGTatctataagaaaatttaactttgtttttaattcggCGATCGTACACTGTACGTACCACGATTCTACAcctgattttttaatattccccAAGAACAATTCTTCTACTTTTCCAATTTGATACTCAAAATTTTCCCGATTCTCAGAATTGCtaggtttacttttttgtaatgaACTATTATCAACCTGaactgaatttattttgttaattttatttgttcttttattatacaagttttcatttttcttagtGCATGCATTTGAGAAATGTCCTCGaacattacaaaaattacaatttttatctTTAGCTGGACAATCTTTTCTATTGTGTGGTTTATTGCCACAGtaattacatttattcttaaaattattattattgatactCTTACCATACATATTCATACCCGGGATGCCTCGTTGATTATCCTGTTTTCGTTGACCACCATTTGTCTTGACCGCCTGGATGTTATAGAAATTCGTTTCTTCTTTGATGATTTTTGTCTGCATTACCTGGATCTCTGCTTGGCGCGCTGTATCCATTGCCATTTTGAGTGTTAGCTCGGATTTCAGTTGCATTTGCTCACTCACTTTTGTGTTCAGCATTCCGACGACAATTCGGTCACGGATGAGCTCTTCTTTAAGATCGCCGTAGTCACATTTTTCGGCGGAGGCATACAGGTCTGTAATAAAATTATCTACAGGTTCACCTTGCCTCTGAACCCGAGAGTTAAACTTAAATCTTTCGAAGATTATGTTTTTTTGCGGGTTGAAGTATTTGTCGAACCTATCCAAGGCATCGGACAAATTTGTTAGTGTAGCCCCTAGCTGTAACCAaatttcttcacttttttcaccCATCACATAAAAGAGCAGATCTATCTGGTCTCCTGGTGATTTTGTTGACTGTCCAGAAACATTTATGTAGCGCTCGAACCTTTTTCGCCACTTAGCCCAATTCTCTGGTTGGGTGAAATTAAAAGGTTCTGGAGGAGCGATGTTTGCGACAAATATGTTGTCCATTTTGTCTTCCTTGGGAggcatttctttctttttttttttcgttttctttctatttaattcttttttatacttattttgtttaccGCTGCCACCATGTAGTATTTTCCAAAACGGGCAAGattaaaacactttattttataagtctaGACAAACCAAAGATATATTTTCAATGCTCAAACAGTTATCCCAAAATATCTAAAAGCCAGACAGGCCAGTTCAGCTTAGTGCTATTTTGTTTCAGCTTAGTTACAACTTAAGGGTGTGTGCACATGAAGCTGCACTACACATAGTAATTAACTGCACCCCATACCATAACTCCACTTTCCCTACTATGATGACGCTCTTAACAGTCCATTATTAATAACACAAGATAacgaaaataaagttaatttttgtattaggtacttacattttaattaactatttaaaaaaaaaagaaaacactttccgCAACAAGAACTTGTTGGAGTACCTACTTCGGAAAATTGTGTTTGTATCTGTGAAGAATAAAACCAACCAAGTACGCAATTTGCATAAGTTGAATTTTGGCGGAGTGCATGTCTGGGCCCTTATTATAAATTACGAAACGAAcggcagaaaaaacgaaactcgAAGAAACGAAAGTCATGGTGAAGAGCGATTATAAGATAcgaaaatagaaagcaaaaaaagttgccaggcaaaaacgaaaaatgataattttttaaaggagcaactaacttcactcctattaacaaatgtcaaaatataaatagagtcgaggaaatttcaaaaataaatgtaatttgcataaattctataaaatgttttttcactgCGACTATTTCCTTGAAAGCGAAGATGAATCCCAAACTAACGAAGAAGAGGAAATGCGTATAAAAAGAATAGTTTTAAGAGATTCATCGAACCCAATGAGCCTTCCAAGTTCTTATCAGTCAAAGCCTTccaaagaattttgaatttggctTTGGCTTGGCTCGTCGGCAAGTAATTTTTTGCTATGTTTGGATTGGTTTCCATAAAAGCTACCAGCAAATCCAACTGCTTAGCATTAGTTGTAGGCCTAGAAGGTTAGAAATaacttatttgtatgtttttgacaattttatttattatttacttgcATTTTTTTGCgcacttaacaaaacaaaaaccaaccaaacaaaaacaaaataataaatgacatttgacatctACCCCCAAAACGAAAGCTGAGCGAGAGCTGAAGGCACTCGTAAATAAAGATACGAGTATCGTCATTTTTACGATTCTCGTTTTTCTTAATCGCAATTTGACGATTTAGTGGCACTACAATCGTTTTTTCTAATCGCTATTTAACGAATAAGCGTTAGTTGAACTAgtttcgtttttcataataaccccCCTGATCAGCTGATCGGACAACTAGGTATACCTTGAAGCAAAATATCTCCGATTCGGAGGAAATCGGAGAGAATTCCGCTCCGACCATGGTTACCTCGATAAGGCCGAATTTGTGTGTCCATtcagttgaagcggagtgtaCCTATGATTTAAAAGCTGTTATTGCGGTCAGTCACTCACTATTCCGCCTTATTTTGACATTCTCTTTCGTTCGAAAGTTATTCGAATTCGTATGATACGTATTTTCACTTTCTAACGATTCGAAAGTTCATTTTAATTCGAAACTTAAGCAAAGTTTGACTTTCTAATCATTCGAAACAAATGTCATTTCATTAGCGTTCGATCCTCAAAACATGTAAGCTTtgatatttgtgttgaaaaatagataaaataaaaatcttttatgaattatttgtgtttttttttaaataaaggtcgCAATCGCATTCCAATTGGACCAACCGGGAGCAGAAGGAGATTCTCATCAGATTAATGGAAGAAAATCCTGAGATAGCCAAGGGATTTTCAACAAACCGGGTTGACATCGATCGCTTTTGGAGAGATGCTGCGGAGAAGCTGAATAGCTACGGACCTCCTTCTAAAGACGGTGCGACTTGGAAAAAggtctataaattaaattttaacacaaaagGTGTATAGTAACAAATGTTTGGTTTCAAGGTTTGGGCtgattttaaatccaaaacaaaaaagaaactggtggtaaataaagtaaaaaggaAACAGTCGGGATTCAATGACAACAATCTTGTAGCCCTAACCGAGTTCGAGGAAGCTATTGTCAGGATCACTTCACTTAAGCAGTCCGTTGAAGGCATAAGTGCCAGGGTATTTGGCATAATCCAAGTAGAGGAGAGGCATAATCCAAATGACTCGAATAGTCAAATCAAACTCTAGTATTTCActagttaattttattctttttcatgTGAATAAACTTGTATTAcggttccaaaaaaaataaattcatgttttcgttaatgcatttcaaaataattaactcaTCCCAGCTTCCAGCAAAACATTAATTCGCTTTATGCTTTTGGAATATGTAGGATTAATTTTccgaacatttttaacaaaaattaaatagtctGCAAAAGAATCAGGTTGGTCATACTACATACAATCGAAATGTCAGTAAATTACAAGCAGCTgatttcgaaaataatattcatttaaGTTCATTTTGTGAACACATTCTACAATGAATATCTTTCGTTCGAATTTGAAAATACGTGAAGTTCATTCGAATAAATAGATCTATTCTATCGAATGAGCTATTCATTCGAATCTCAGAATAAGGCTGATTCAGTATGAAAACtcaggcgtttttttttatattttttgtaatttttatatttattcttaaatatggtttttcattcttttttacataatttatttatatgtataatatatattaCTACAATCATTCACTTTtccttaataagtttttttgtattacttttttttttgttgttttaattattagtgcatttcttttaaatattgtttccttatttatatatatttttgtttgtttaaatatatatttatatatatatatattaatagtATCCACCATTTATTTGctagaattattttgtttaattttttttttcaagaaggtcttgttcttcattttcatttgttaaattaatttacttttttcatgtttatttttttttattttcatttcgattcttaattaaatcttttatttcttaaatatatattttttttttcaagaaattctcttaaatatttttaataaattacacatcatgttttcatgtatttttttgtataatagtttttatttgtttaatatttgccagtgaattaatttatatttactttcaataaacaattttcttatcgtttcctttgttttttatttttaatgttttttttatcgtCGGTGTGTcgctttatttcttcttttttttttgttttaattaatgaatACTCTTTGTTTATGTACTAacgcattttatttaataataattaaaaacaagtaaaaatataagaaatgtaaaaagactaataaaaacaaaacagaagtaTTTAGGTATACACATTCAATTATTGAAAACGGTTATATTTCTTGTAATAGTAAATAAGCAtgcatttcatttttgttgtatgttattttttaaattaatttatataagttACCGTTGAGAGGCTGTGTATAGGcgcaatatatataaaaaataaaaatacagctACATACATttaatgtatattatttttttttattattattattttatgtaaaatagtttcatataataaaaaaatttgcaaattaaaaataaaaatcatatacaATTACAAATAGTCGCTATAATTATTTTACATATACAATTACGataaacatatatatttatatatatatatatatttttgttttttaatatatccattataatttagtttatatttaattaatatttataaaaatgtaaaacaaaatatgcagtttattattttttataattaagtttcTTTAATGTGTGtcattgtaatgtttttttcatttatttgtgaaatatattttgttttgatctaAATATTGAAGAGAAAGTCAATGTttagatttaattatttataattaaagtcaattatacatacatttctgaagttatacatatatatatttatatttgtttgttgttgttgtgtgttTTTGAAGATTAAACCTTCTATGTAGATCTTTTAAAGAGAacaatttaatatgtttttaattttttttgttgtttgtttgaagaagttattaaataaaacaaataagaaatattaaacaaattctaAATACGACTAcagctttgatttttttttaaaaagtataaacattCAGACATGCAGCAATTGTTAGCATTCACCATCAATCAgcgttattatttatatttattttatttataatagttAATATAAACTTTGAAAGTTGCTTATACTAAAATCtgtagtttagtttttatttttttttaaatttattctttaaaatttgttttaaggaaatattatgTATTGTGGAAATATTTAATAAGTGTGTGGTTTTTGTCTCAGTGTGGTTACATGTTTAATCATAATAATTacttaaatatataattaagtTACATTCATCGCATACCTACTCTTTTCTGCTAAAAACTGCAGTCAagtaatgttttgtattttaaatatttaaatgttatcatattgaatttttgttcattatttattttatacaagtTTCGTTATGTGTTTTGTGTGTTTGGGTGTGTGGtgtgttgtgttttattttgttttgttttattttgatcagTCATCATAATCAATGTgtgttgttttatgttttggCTGATTTCATGGATTACTTAGTCATCtcgtttctttgttttttttttttttaattttaaattttttttaaataacagatAGAAAAATacccatttttcatttttacatatattcttatatatatatacatattattatatacaaatatgtatatttatataatattaattaatttttaatattgagtgcaatatttaagtatattttcttaTTGTTGCGTCACGTATACATCGCTGGCGCagtctcaaagtttttttttttattttgtatttatattcatCGAGAATTGTGtatgaaaagaaacaaagaaaaaagaaaaacaatttgccCCGGAAAAatacttcttctacttcttctcATCATTATCTCTTCTTTTTATTCAATCACAGCATCgttaaaagcaaacatttaaaattaaacaaatcttaTTTCTGCTGATGAGTTGTTTTATCTTCCGCtccatttgtttgttttgtttttttttattaatttctttctatttttttttctttttgctatacatacataaaaacaaCCGTAAGCTACCGTTAATTCTACTACGACTACTAGCACTAAttgaattgtgttttgtttttctattaattttattttaaaatctttgctTTCATACAAATTTCACACACACTCTATTTCTGTTTCTATTTCTGGATCGCAAAGCTAAAATTGGTATGCTTTTGGCTGCCCTTAAGTTtcaataactatttctttagACCTTCCTGTAGTTGTTTTAGGATGTTACGATGATTTCTTTATTTACTCTCTATGACTCTAATATCTGTTGTGGAatatttcaatacaaataaCAATCAATCAGTGTGGTGAATTTCTTTCTGCGTTAAAATTTAATCCCTTCTCTCAAACATTTCAGCCCCAACTAAtgatttgtaaaataattaataacgaCTTCGTCGACATCTTGGTTACTACGCAACAGCGGCCGTAGTTGATGCTGTCGCCGTTATGTTgctattattattgttattgctaCTACTGTtgctattgttattattattattattactactaCTGCTACTATTACTACTATTTCCTGttattgttgctgttgttgtactcaggtttttattattattgccgACTGCAACAATCCCTCCCCCACTGCTACCCGATGTTGGATTCTCAATGCTATTGGGCGCTGTTGTTGCAGGCGTTGATGACGCAGTCGCTCCAGCAGACGATGACGCCGTtgaagatgatgacgatggtgaAGCTATTGATGGTGCGATAGTGGCACCGATAGGAGCAGTGATGTTGCTGCCACTGTTGCTGCTGCCACAACTGCTGTTGCTGCTATTGCTAATATCGTTAAGTGTTGCCGACGGTGGTACTACTAGGATTTCTTCGGATTTGTTACAAGTGAGGCTAGAATTGCTATAACAACTACTGCTGCTATTGCTATTACTACTATGAACATTAGATGATGAGAAGTTAGTTACTGCTATGACTGTTGCCGCAGGAGCGACATTTGCATTTGTACTTAAATCACCACCGGCAGTGGGACAACCAACTTCATCGACAACTATCGCTGGTAATTGTTGATTTAcattctgctgctgctgttgttgttgctgttgctgcatCAATTTCCTGTTTTCATTGGATTTTATGTTGTCTTGTTGTTGCTGATGAAGCTGTTGACGTTGCTGCAGTCGATATTCCATAGATGGCATGGGGCCAGGACCGCGGGAAACTTGAAATAGAACTCTCGAAATAATGAGAGCAACCTGCTGATCTAGTATATGGCTCATAACTAAACCCAGAAGACGAGGTTCCTGCTGCATGAACAATGACCGATTGTCTGGATGTCGAGAGAGATGGAGCAAAGTTCCTGCTGCTCGTCTTAGCATATCTAAACTCGTTCCCATTGAATCGGGATTTTCACGGAGGTAATTAATGCCGTGTTGATTTGCCACTCCGATGGCAGTTTGTTCGGCTTGCTCTATAAATGCTACTAAATATGATATACACGGTGATTGCAAGGCTACGGAACGCGCCATTGAGCTATCGGCGGCCGCGAGGTAATGCAGCAAATTTACGGAAAACTCCCTAAGAACTTGATCTTCATTGCGACAAAGGTGTCGTGTTAGAACAGCGCATAGCTTTTCGAGCCGTGAATGTGGTGGGGTAGCAATCACCAGATCAACGTTCGCATCAGTCACACACAATTTACACAATGCTTCTAGTGCTAGACGCTGTGGTGATAACGCAGAGTTTGATCCACAAGAAGGGAATGGATCTTGGCCATGCGCCGATGGACATACCGCCCAATGCAATAGGCCATCAAGTACAGGCCTAGTTATAATCTCTTCGTAACGCGACAATTCCAGATGGCCAGCAATATTGGCCACTGCCACGAGCATATTCTCTCGGATTGTAATCAAATAATCCCACCACCATTCTTTTTCTCCATGCAGCGAACTACATGAGTCAGAGAAATCAGTGTCTTCTTCCCGATCGTAGTTACGAGTTTTTGGTGTTCTTAGTAGATGCTCGTGGTTAAGTAGAAGCAGCTTTCCGAGCAGAGCGAGGAATTTCGATGATTTCGCCAGGATTGTCTCGTTTCCAGGAACGAACGTCAAATTGCGGAATATATTTGACAGACAGATGCAACGACGAGCCAGTGAATCCTGACTCTCGTTAACCAAATAGAGACTAGCTTCGTCGCGGGTGTAACACTCGTCCTCATAGCCAGACATGCGACGACGTTGAAGCACTGATGCTGGATCTCGGACGCTTGTCTTTGGATCGAAATCGGATTTCTTAGAAGGCGGTGGTGCGCCATTAAGAAGCACACGAGGATGTTCAATGTCCATGTCCACTTCTCGGCAATCGCTGTCAAGGAGATCCTTTGGCTTGACCACACTATCACTACTTTGTTCACAGATCAAACCATCGGCGCCAACAACAATATCCTCTGGTTCAACTTTCTTCACCTCTGTCTTAATTGAAACGGCAAGTGGTGATGAAAAATCAGCGCTGCTGCTTTCTTCTAAGAaattcattttactttttttagcaGATCCGACCAGATTGCTGCTGagtccatttttattattattactgctTGTGTTGCTCGAAATACTAATGTGTCTTCGTTTTTTGTTGAACGCAAGTACTTTGTTGTTGCTATCCTCTTCATCGTCTCCTCCAACAACACCGACTTCATCACGATCCAAATAATCATGGAACAATCTGACGGATTTGTCTTTTTTACTTCTTCTGCCACCAATGTATCGCGCAAATGGAATGTCAATGATCTCAGACTTAAAAACGTCGATAACATTATCGTGTGGATCGCGTTCAATGTGATCGTACGTCCAGGCATCACTGCCGATCGGCACTGTAAgttggtactttttgtttgAATCAAAGTCCCAAGGCTTGAGCTGCTCTGAAACGAATATATCATCTTCGGCATTTTGTATTCGGACGGGCATGTTCTTGCGTGAGACCATTGTGTAGTTTGGGGTGTTTGAAAGGAGTAGTACCTTCTCGTCAGTGTTTGTGGGCGCCATTAGCTGACCCAAGTCCACATTGTAATTACAGTCTTTATCAGAGTTGTTTTCGTAGTGCCGCGCCCTGCTTCGGCTACAGATACTTGTGACGCAggcattgttttcattttcgaaCATTTCGGCGAGGTTCTTTTGGAAATGCTCCAACAGAAGACTTAGTAATCCAGGCAGATGTGTCAATCCGAAGTACTGAATTGTAGAGTCGTCGTACAGCAGAATGTTGAGTATATCTAGGGCCCAGGTGCTTTCCGATAGCAGACCCGACCGGAGTGACATAAATATCCGCCATGGATCTATAGGGCACACATCGCTTTTAACCAAACGTTTTCGTCGATATAAGACCGGAGTTGTCGATTCAACGCTATCTGGTGGAAAAACAATGTCTTTCTTTTGCATTTGGGCTGTTGACGGGAATTGGCCCGGCTGCGGTGGTGGAGGTGTTGCCTTACTTCCACCGGGCATCACATTAGGTCCAGTCGGAATCGATGGACCGCTCACAGCAACTCCTGGTGGTGGTGGACCCACCGATCCAGGAGGTCCAGGTGGTGGAGCCACAGTACTACCACTGGGTTGAGGTGGCGGCATGTTGAATGGTGGCTTACCTCCTGTACTGATGGACACTGTAGGTGAAAGTCCAACAACTGTTCCACCACCGGGCAATCGTTGCGGCGGTGGCCGTAGTGGGGAACCAGGATTCTGTTGTGGTGAGGTCATGTTTGTCCAAGGTTGCTGCTGATTACCTGGATAAGGGGGTTGAGACTGTGTAGGGTAGCGGTGTTGATCCCATTGAGCTGCTGCTTGTTGATTCGGCGGCGGAGGTGGTCCAGAAGCACGCGGGGAATTGCACCATGCTTGCGGCGTAGGTGAAGGCGGGTATTGGCCACGGTACTGACCAGCACCACCTTGCCAACCACCTGTGAATTGAAAGGGAAAAAATGTTCAATCTATCTGTtttgcactttttattttttacaaaatgtctgTCAATACTTACCATACATTTGCGGTCTCTGATTGTAACCAGCATAGCCCTGAGAATCTTTAACAAAGTCTGGATGTCGCCTTGGCTGCGGActctgttaaatatttaaattaatattttttctcttttcagtatttttattatactttACCTGCTCAGGAGGTCGATAATAATCTGGTTGTTGTGGAGCTGCAGCAGGATATGTACTTGGAGTTGCTCCAGCTCCAGTTGGAGGACCAGCGGGCGTTGTCGTGCTACCACCAGGTGGTGGAACCGTTTGTGTAGCTCCTGGAGGTGGTTGGTTATAAGGCCGACTTGCATACGCGTATGTATTTGCAGCCGGTGAAGAACTTAAAgcagaaacaaatatttgtttttgagaaatgatGACGAAATTTATGTAAACATTTGCATcataaaaattatgaattattgacattacaaataataattatagttaaaaaagaaaaagcgaAAATTAAAGACTCACGCTTCTCCCTCCGGGCCATAGGGAGGATACATGTTACGATTTTGTGGTGGAAACTGGCCTTGACCTTGAGTAAACTGTCCGGCCGGTACTGAAGAATTATATTGTTCATTCGACCCGTATTGGTTATAGCCTGGTTGACCTGGATATGGGGCAcctagaaacaaattaaattt
It encodes:
- the LOC129940673 gene encoding trithorax group protein osa isoform X3 yields the protein MAHQQSADNNLNDVNIASPANIVCAAAAAGVGNADDHTKNHNLLISQAQNFQNGSDSNSSNSNSSSSSNSRHLQHHSRGGIMPQQHHQQQQQQHQQQPSGGIMNEKIKSPSGQGGGNSNTSGANNNPVGVPPNNSEGQPIPQQQPPHSHPPYGGDNAMSHYQQQQQQHHQHLQHQQQQHQQQQQQQQHQQQQHHLSQQQLQQQHQPGGEMPSKDDGINAYTAPTPPQVGGVGPPPPPGPPPGHHPSAYGRYHHGDPNMDPYRYGHSPMQPLVGAGGPGAVGGGGGKPQSQQQQQQQPPPPPPSGISSPNRPPPQRYIPGQPPQGPTPTLNSLLQSHPPPPPSQHRYSNSYDPQQQQQQQQQQQQGSQQQQQQQQQQQQQHGPPPPPHQPYGGQQGWAPPPRPYSPQLGPSQAYRTPPPSNTSRGQSPYPPTHGQNSGSYPSSPQQQPGGPPPPPPQTTAQGSGTSQYSPYPQRYPTPPGPATGPNHRTAYSTHQYPEPNRPWPGGSSPAASPGPGGHPHPPASPHQPQHGGPPPNSPGHAAPSPSPQPSQASPSPHQELIGQNSNDSSSGGVSGLGSGPPGTPTPQQVMRPTPSPTGSSGSRSMSPAVVQNLPISRPSSNQSQSGQQMPPTTASHMSHGSNVSIAGVQQQSQPPGMPSVSSGNSQQSPASQQQTPPNQSVNSMSGQGSYQTQPPPLSHMHGYKMGPGSGQSPGSAPQNMPPYPPPPQPQQYSQGNYPPRPQYPSSYAPTPSTNQASSANTMPPGPNQYPGRPLPNHSGSQHSQFPPYQQNWVPPSPQSHAGMMGNHVQGKGTPPPPPQANVVGSPRPLNYLKQHLQHKGSYVGGSSPTPPQGYGNGPAGSMHLPMGPPHHMGPPHGPTNMGPPTSGLQQGGPPSAQIPTDGTSTPDHGVISQDNGITSSGSAAAASTHPVTSVVTTGPDGTPLDEASQQSTLSNASAASGEDPQCTTPKSRKNDPYSQSHLAPPSTSPGGHPHNEDFEMNSPPNWSRTPASPQVFNSHVPQETYRTSTKKSDSLCKLYDMDDNPDRRGWLDKLLSFMEERRTPITACPTISKQPLDLYRLYIYVKERGGFVEVTKSKTWKDIAGLLGIGASSSAAYTLRKHYTKNLLAFECHFDRGDIDPLPIIQQVEAGSKKKSAKAASVPSPAGSSNSQDSFPAPVAANTTIDSYPGYPSGYPSGAQPDYNAGAQIQRPPSQTNAQTPHAGNTQATAGDNISVSNPFDDPVGAQPRAPYQQGSTYPPVSRSQGAPYPGQPGYNQYGSNEQYNSSVPAGQFTQGQGQFPPQNRNMYPPYGPEGEASSPAANTYAYASRPYNQPPPGATQTVPPPGGSTTTPAGPPTGAGATPSTYPAAAPQQPDYYRPPEQSPQPRRHPDFVKDSQGYAGYNQRPQMYGGWQGGAGQYRGQYPPSPTPQAWCNSPRASGPPPPPNQQAAAQWDQHRYPTQSQPPYPGNQQQPWTNMTSPQQNPGSPLRPPPQRLPGGGTVVGLSPTVSISTGGKPPFNMPPPQPSGSTVAPPPGPPGSVGPPPPGVAVSGPSIPTGPNVMPGGSKATPPPPQPGQFPSTAQMQKKDIVFPPDSVESTTPVLYRRKRLVKSDVCPIDPWRIFMSLRSGLLSESTWALDILNILLYDDSTIQYFGLTHLPGLLSLLLEHFQKNLAEMFENENNACVTSICSRSRARHYENNSDKDCNYNVDLGQLMAPTNTDEKVLLLSNTPNYTMVSRKNMPVRIQNAEDDIFVSEQLKPWDFDSNKKYQLTVPIGSDAWTYDHIERDPHDNVIDVFKSEIIDIPFARYIGGRRSKKDKSVRLFHDYLDRDEVGVVGGDDEEDSNNKVLAFNKKRRHISISSNTSSNNNKNGLSSNLVGSAKKSKMNFLEESSSADFSSPLAVSIKTEVKKVEPEDIVVGADGLICEQSSDSVVKPKDLLDSDCREVDMDIEHPRVLLNGAPPPSKKSDFDPKTSVRDPASVLQRRRMSGYEDECYTRDEASLYLVNESQDSLARRCICLSNIFRNLTFVPGNETILAKSSKFLALLGKLLLLNHEHLLRTPKTRNYDREEDTDFSDSCSSLHGEKEWWWDYLITIRENMLVAVANIAGHLELSRYEEIITRPVLDGLLHWAVCPSAHGQDPFPSCGSNSALSPQRLALEALCKLCVTDANVDLVIATPPHSRLEKLCAVLTRHLCRNEDQVLREFSVNLLHYLAAADSSMARSVALQSPCISYLVAFIEQAEQTAIGVANQHGINYLRENPDSMGTSLDMLRRAAGTLLHLSRHPDNRSLFMQQEPRLLGLVMSHILDQQVALIISRVLFQVSRGPGPMPSMEYRLQQRQQLHQQQQDNIKSNENRKLMQQQQQQQQQQNVNQQLPAIVVDEVGCPTAGGDLSTNANVAPAATVIAVTNFSSSNVHSSNSNSSSSCYSNSSLTCNKSEEILVVPPSATLNDISNSSNSSCGSSNSGSNITAPIGATIAPSIASPSSSSSTASSSAGATASSTPATTAPNSIENPTSGSSGGGIVAVGNNNKNLSTTTATITGNSSNSSSSSNNNNNNNSNSSSNNNNNSNITATASTTAAVA